The Microcebus murinus isolate Inina chromosome 1, M.murinus_Inina_mat1.0, whole genome shotgun sequence genome includes a region encoding these proteins:
- the FSTL1 gene encoding follistatin-related protein 1 — protein MWRRWLALALVAGAWVHAEEELRSKSKICANVFCGAGRECAVTEKGEPTCLCIEQCKPHKRLVCGSNGKTYLNHCELHRDACLTGSKIQVDYDGHCKEKKSVSPSASPVVCYQANRDELRRRIIQWLEAEIIPDGWFSKGSNYSEILDKYFKNFDNGDSRLDSSEFLKFVEQNETAINITTYADQENNKLLRGLCIDALIELSDENADWKLSFQEFLKCLNPSFNPPEKKCALEDETYADGAETEVDCNRCVCACGNWVCTAMTCDGKNQKGTQTRTEEEMTRYVQELQKHQETAEKTKRVSTKEI, from the exons GAAGAACTAAGAAGCAAATCCAAGATCTGTGCCAACGTGTTTTGTGGTGCCGGCCGGGAATGTGCAGTCACAGAGAAAGGAGAGCCCACCTGCCTCTGCATTGAG CAATGCAAACCTCACAAGAGGCTTGTGTGTGGCAGTAATGGCAAGACCTACCTCAACCACTGTGAACTGCATCGAGATGCCTGCCTCACTGGATCCAAGATCCAAGTTGATTATGATGGGCACTGCAAAG AGAAGAAATCTGTAAGTCCATCTGCCAGCCCAG TTGTTTGCTATCAGGCCAACCGCGATGAGCTCCGGCGTCGCATCATCCAGTGGCTGGAAGCCGAGATCATCCCAGATGGCTGGTTCTCAAAAGGCAGCAACTACAGTGAAATTCTAGACAAGTACTTTAAG AACTTTGATAATGGTGACTCTCGCTTGGACTCCAGTGAATTCCTGAAATTTGTGGAGCAGAATGAAACTGCCATCAACATCACCACCTATGCAGACCAGGAGAACAACAAGCTGCTTAG AGGACTGTGTATCGATGCTCTCATTGAATTGTCTGATGAAAATGCTGACTGGAAACTCAGCTTCCAAGAGTTTCTCAAGTGCCTCAACCCATCTTTCAACCCTCCTGAGAAAA AGTGTGCCCTGGAGGATGAGACGTACGCGGATGGGGCTGAGACCGAGGTGGACTGCAATCGCTGTGTCTGTGCCTGTGGAAACTGGGTCTGCACAGCCATGACCTGTGACG GAAAGAATCAGAAGGGCACCCAGACCCGGACAGAGGAGGAGATGACCAGATATGTCCAGGAGCTCCAGAAGCACCAG GAAACAGCTGAAAAGACCAAGAGGGTGAGCACCAAAGAGATCTAA